The Halonatronomonas betaini nucleotide sequence TTAAAGAAAATATGAAATAAATCCTCATCTGCAAGCCTATCATTTGATATTTTCTGGTTTAAAGACAAAACCATCACCTCAGTATTTATATCCAGAATATTTTTATTCAAATTACTTAATCTAATAGTCCTTATGTCTTGATTTCTCGATAAATAAAATTTCTCCTGCTAAAATCCAAAAAAAAATTAGCCCTGCCAGCATATATAACCGGCAGGGCCATTTCAAAAAAACAATTTTATTATTAAATTATCTTAAATGAGCTTTGCCTTTATAGACTAGTCCTCTAATACCATCTAGAGTAACCTCTTCACCATCTTCTAAAGAATTAATATCTTCACCGACACCAACAACAACTGGCATCCCAAAGTTAAGACCAACAATTGCAGGATGGGAAGTCAATCCACCTTTAGAAGTTATTACAGCTGCAGCCTTCTCCATCGCAGGAATAAATCCTTTATCAGTTATTTCAGTTACTAATATATCTCCTTCTTTAACTCTTTCATTAGCTTCATCAGCTGTATTTGCAATAACTACATTTCCAGTTACTATTCCTCTTCCAACCCCAATACCTTCAATTAATGGTTTCCCGACTACCTCAACTTTTATAAGATTAGTCGTTCCAGGCATACCGGTTGGGGCTCCAGCAGTTATAGTAATTAGATTGCCAAGCTCTATTAATCCATGTTCTAAAGCAGCATCAATTGCAGTATCAATCATTTCATCAGTTGAGCTGGTAAATTTACTGATTAATGGGTAAACACCCCAGGTTAAAGTTAAGAAATGCTGAACCTTTATACTTGGTGTTGCTGCTATAATCTTAATAAACGGCCTGAATTTCGAAACAACTCTAGCAGTCAATCCAGAACCTGTAGCAGTTAATAATGCATCTGCATCAAGATTTACTGCAGTCTCACAGGCGGCAAAACTAATTGACTCAGTTGTTGATTTACTGCTCGGTTTCCTATTAGACATCTTGTCTTTAAATGCTTGAGAATTTTCCATTTCCATTGCTATTCTTGCCATAGTTTCAACTGATTCTACAGGATATTTCCCGGCAGCCGACTCACCAGAAAGCATAATTGCATCAGTACCATCAACTATTGCATTTGCCACATCTGAAGCCTCAGCTCTAGTAGGCCGAGGATTTCTTATCATAGAGTCAAGCATCTGAGTAGCAGTAATAACTGGAATAGCAGCTTCATTACATTTCTCAATTATCAATTTTTGGATAACCGGCACTTTTTCTGTTGGTATCTCAACTCCTAAATCACCCCTTGCTACCATAATGCCATCTGAAACCTCTATTATTTCATCAATATTTTCAACGCCCTCTTCATTTTCAATTTTAGGGACAATATTAATATCCTCTGCTCCATTTTCTTCTAATAACTTTCTTATTTCTAAAACATCTGATGCTTTTCTAACAAAAGAAGCAGCTATAAAATGAACTTCCTCTTCTACTCCTAATAAAATATCTTTCCGATCTTTATCAGTTAAAGCAGGTAGTTGTACCTTAACACCAGGCAAGTTCACACCTTTTCTTGAACCTAATTCACCGCCGTTGATAATTTCACAATAAATATCATTACCTTCTATTTTATTAACATTAAGCTCAATCAGACCATCATCAATTAATATTACGCTACCTTCCTGAAGGTCTTCATTTAATTTTTTATAAGTAACACTTACCCTATTTTTATCGCCTTCAATCTCTTCGGTAGTTAAAACAATTTCTTCTCCTTCGACAAGTTCAACCTTGTCATCCTTTAAAACACCGGTTCTAATTTCTGGCCCTTTGGTATCGAGCATAATCCCAATCGGCTTTCCAAATTCTTTCTCAACTTCTTTAACCATATCCATTCTAGCCTTCTGTTCGGCATGATCGCCATGGGAAAAATTAAACCTGGCAACATTCATACCAGCCTCAGCCATTTTCATAATAGTTTCTTTATCATTACTGGCAGGGCCAAGAGTACATACAATTTTAGTTTTTCTCATTTTATATCAAATCCCCCTTATAATATTATAAACTTATAGAATAATTAATTATAATGAAAGTATATGCGCAAGTTCTACAATTTCATGATTAATCTTATCTTTTTCTTTTAAAACTTCACTTAAAGAGGTACTTATAATTTCATGGTTTCTATAACCAACCATTAATTTATTCTTACCATCCCTTAATAATTTAACAGCTTCAAAACCCATTCTACTGGCTAAAATTCTATCCATAGCCGTTGGTGAACCACCTCTTTGAAGATGACCTAATATAATAACCCTGGTTTCCAATCCAGTTC carries:
- the pyk gene encoding pyruvate kinase, translating into MRKTKIVCTLGPASNDKETIMKMAEAGMNVARFNFSHGDHAEQKARMDMVKEVEKEFGKPIGIMLDTKGPEIRTGVLKDDKVELVEGEEIVLTTEEIEGDKNRVSVTYKKLNEDLQEGSVILIDDGLIELNVNKIEGNDIYCEIINGGELGSRKGVNLPGVKVQLPALTDKDRKDILLGVEEEVHFIAASFVRKASDVLEIRKLLEENGAEDINIVPKIENEEGVENIDEIIEVSDGIMVARGDLGVEIPTEKVPVIQKLIIEKCNEAAIPVITATQMLDSMIRNPRPTRAEASDVANAIVDGTDAIMLSGESAAGKYPVESVETMARIAMEMENSQAFKDKMSNRKPSSKSTTESISFAACETAVNLDADALLTATGSGLTARVVSKFRPFIKIIAATPSIKVQHFLTLTWGVYPLISKFTSSTDEMIDTAIDAALEHGLIELGNLITITAGAPTGMPGTTNLIKVEVVGKPLIEGIGVGRGIVTGNVVIANTADEANERVKEGDILVTEITDKGFIPAMEKAAAVITSKGGLTSHPAIVGLNFGMPVVVGVGEDINSLEDGEEVTLDGIRGLVYKGKAHLR